From Streptomyces durmitorensis, a single genomic window includes:
- a CDS encoding GNAT family N-acetyltransferase, whose translation MNTFLKTDRVVLRAFTEADADQLLALDNDPDVMRFINGGRPTSLEVIQAQTLPRLLHDYPCFGTRGYWAAEETDTGLFLGWFELRPLDDYNPSVAELGYRLNKAAWGRGYATEGSRALIRKGFTDLGVERVTANTMTVNTGSRRVMEKAGLLFLRHFTGHWPEAIEGSEHGEVEYELTRTKWEQHP comes from the coding sequence ATGAACACTTTCCTGAAGACCGATCGGGTCGTGCTGCGCGCGTTCACCGAGGCCGACGCCGACCAGCTGCTCGCACTGGACAACGACCCCGACGTCATGCGCTTCATCAACGGCGGCCGGCCCACCAGCCTCGAGGTAATCCAGGCACAGACCCTGCCCAGGCTCCTGCACGACTACCCGTGCTTCGGGACCCGCGGCTACTGGGCCGCGGAGGAGACGGACACCGGCCTCTTCCTGGGCTGGTTCGAACTCCGCCCCCTGGACGACTACAACCCCTCCGTGGCGGAACTCGGCTACCGGCTGAACAAGGCCGCCTGGGGCCGCGGCTACGCCACCGAGGGATCACGGGCCCTGATCCGCAAGGGTTTCACGGATCTTGGGGTGGAACGGGTGACCGCGAACACCATGACGGTCAACACGGGATCCCGGCGTGTGATGGAGAAGGCGGGCCTGTTGTTTCTCCGCCACTTCACCGGCCACTGGCCGGAGGCGATCGAAGGCTCCGAGCACGGAGAAGTCGAGTACGAACTCACCCGAACCAA